The following proteins come from a genomic window of Gloeomargarita sp. SRBZ-1_bins_9:
- a CDS encoding HlyD family efflux transporter periplasmic adaptor subunit, producing MTHPQRLKSWLDRAAISGPLPPPLQPQDKAPGRQLWVRAGRALVGLMLLGVAVWWGWRRLTRVFSRVAYINGEVITIYAPIEGTLRLEPLQPGQMLSQGAVLGRITNERNAQLEIDLQHLRGRQRLTQEQLQSVNRQLAQRRQTYELLRQKSRQQTALDVAFFRAALDRSRSELRAAQAQLALAQKELERAMALAQEGAVPQQQVDQARTQARLAQETVRERQAELERQRLNLQAAQAGLQLDSARTFSFPAIRLLDLTKEITDLEQEKQQLQTTLVTLAQDIRKAEQQLRLVQATVLRSPGETVVWSVPLRTGELGTHVGAGTPLLQLLNCEQVWVSALVAERTNHRLHLGQRAVVRFLDGTQRVLPGRVRAIRGGTGQVTVGTDVAVPPPELVRHELEVQVQLQAPPQVWSRRGDFCGVGQRVEVEFLRP from the coding sequence GTGACCCATCCCCAACGGTTGAAGTCTTGGCTGGATCGGGCAGCGATTAGTGGTCCGTTACCTCCCCCACTGCAACCCCAAGACAAGGCGCCAGGCCGGCAGTTATGGGTGCGGGCGGGGCGAGCGCTGGTGGGGCTGATGCTGCTGGGTGTGGCGGTGTGGTGGGGCTGGCGACGTCTGACGCGGGTGTTCAGCCGGGTGGCTTATATCAATGGGGAGGTCATCACGATCTATGCGCCGATTGAGGGGACGTTGCGCCTGGAACCTTTGCAGCCGGGGCAGATGCTTTCCCAAGGGGCAGTGTTGGGCCGGATCACTAATGAGCGCAATGCTCAGTTGGAAATTGACCTGCAACATCTGCGGGGACGGCAGCGCCTAACCCAAGAGCAGCTCCAGAGTGTGAACCGGCAGTTGGCCCAGCGACGACAGACCTATGAACTGCTACGCCAAAAGTCCCGGCAGCAGACGGCGCTGGATGTGGCATTTTTCCGGGCGGCTTTGGATCGCAGTCGGAGTGAGTTGCGGGCGGCCCAGGCCCAATTGGCTTTGGCCCAGAAGGAGTTGGAGCGGGCCATGGCCCTGGCTCAAGAAGGAGCAGTTCCCCAGCAGCAGGTGGACCAGGCCAGAACCCAGGCGCGCTTAGCCCAGGAGACCGTTAGGGAACGCCAAGCCGAGCTAGAACGGCAGCGTCTGAACCTGCAGGCGGCCCAGGCGGGATTGCAACTGGATTCGGCGCGGACCTTTAGCTTTCCGGCCATCCGACTGCTGGATTTGACCAAAGAAATTACGGACCTGGAGCAGGAAAAACAACAGCTCCAGACGACGTTGGTCACCCTGGCACAGGACATTCGCAAAGCGGAACAGCAACTGCGGTTGGTGCAGGCGACGGTGTTGCGCAGTCCGGGGGAGACGGTGGTCTGGTCGGTGCCCCTGCGCACGGGGGAGCTGGGGACCCATGTGGGAGCCGGTACGCCGCTGCTGCAACTGCTCAATTGCGAGCAGGTGTGGGTGAGTGCTTTGGTGGCGGAGCGGACCAATCACCGGCTGCATCTGGGACAACGGGCGGTGGTGCGTTTCTTGGATGGGACGCAGCGGGTGTTACCGGGACGGGTGCGGGCCATTCGCGGGGGAACGGGACAAGTGACCGTAGGAACGGATGTGGCTGTGCCGCCGCCGGAGTTGGTGCGCCATGAACTGGAGGTGCAAGTGCAACTGCAAGCACCCCCGCAGGTATGGAGCCGCCGGGGAGATTTTTGTGGTGTGGGCCAGCGGGTAGAGGTGGAATTTCTCAGGCCCTGA